A window of the Rhodohalobacter mucosus genome harbors these coding sequences:
- a CDS encoding AbrB/MazE/SpoVT family DNA-binding domain-containing protein: MKTKLIRIGNSQGVRIPKPLIEESGITDEIEMILRDNEIVLRSAETTRKDWDEAFENMAEEDDDGLLDQKEIEGPSEWDETEWTW, encoded by the coding sequence ATGAAAACAAAATTGATACGTATCGGAAATTCCCAGGGGGTGCGGATTCCAAAACCCCTGATCGAGGAAAGCGGCATTACCGATGAAATCGAGATGATCCTCAGGGACAATGAGATTGTACTCCGGTCTGCAGAAACGACGCGCAAAGACTGGGATGAGGCCTTCGAAAATATGGCTGAAGAGGATGATGACGGGTTACTGGATCAAAAAGAAATTGAGGGACCATCCGAATGGGATGAAACGGAGTGGACATGGTAG
- the nei gene encoding endonuclease VIII — MPEGPEVHREADKIRKAIGGQTPIYLYFYHDHLKPFEKELADRKVENVEAYGKGLVISFEEDAHIYSHNQLYGKWYIKPAGETPKTNRQLRLEIRTHQKSALLYSASEIDVLDSESLEEHPYLSKLGPDLLKDVEKETVMEQTRDDRFRRKSFASLLLDQGFLGGVGNYLRTEILFDARIHPKMRPMDLNDAQLEQFTESALLITNRSYQTGGITTPDDLVKRLKSNGSRRRNYRHYLFGREDQPCYECGTTVKKEQMSGRRIYICESCQEG; from the coding sequence ATGCCCGAAGGACCCGAAGTACACCGCGAGGCCGATAAGATCCGCAAAGCGATCGGTGGCCAGACACCCATTTATCTCTATTTTTACCACGACCATCTGAAACCCTTTGAAAAGGAGCTTGCCGACCGAAAGGTGGAGAATGTGGAAGCGTACGGCAAAGGCCTGGTGATCTCGTTTGAGGAAGATGCCCATATTTACTCCCATAACCAGCTGTACGGCAAATGGTACATCAAACCGGCGGGCGAGACACCCAAAACCAACCGGCAGCTGCGGCTGGAGATCCGCACCCATCAAAAGTCGGCGCTTCTCTACAGCGCCAGCGAAATTGACGTGTTGGATTCGGAATCACTCGAAGAGCATCCTTATCTGAGTAAACTGGGGCCTGATCTGCTCAAAGACGTGGAGAAAGAGACCGTTATGGAACAAACCCGCGACGACCGCTTCCGGCGAAAATCCTTTGCGTCCCTCCTTCTGGATCAGGGTTTTCTGGGAGGCGTGGGCAACTATCTGCGGACCGAGATCCTGTTTGATGCACGCATACACCCCAAAATGCGCCCCATGGACCTGAATGACGCTCAACTGGAACAGTTCACCGAATCCGCCCTGCTCATCACCAACCGCTCCTACCAAACCGGCGGCATCACCACCCCCGACGATCTGGTAAAACGGCTCAAGTCAAACGGTAGCAGACGACGAAACTACCGACATTACCTCTTCGGCCGGGAAGATCAGCCCTGTTACGAGTGCGGAACCACAGTCAAGAAAGAGCAGATGTCGGGCCGGCGGATTTATATTTGTGAGTCGTGTCAGGAAGGGTGA
- a CDS encoding alpha/beta fold hydrolase: MKQSLWASILTLFILLSACSGDPNHYESFHSFDDTRIAYTDEGSGEFVLLIHGFIVDGSINFGSSELKRELLENGYRVIVPDLRGNGRSDKPQDEEAYMNDAEIKDLMALMDHLGAESYMTVGYSRGAILLANLLTKDDRITKAVFGGMGLEFTDPDWYRRREFGDVFAGRAEPKTLTQGAVDYARAHNVDFTIMGYLQDHQPETTIEELNSIQTETLVIAGEEDLDNGDPAELHEQLPNSRLSIVSGDHMSVFNQLDYAEEIVRFFGEN, from the coding sequence ATGAAACAATCGCTCTGGGCATCCATACTCACTCTTTTCATCTTGTTATCGGCTTGTTCCGGTGATCCGAATCACTACGAATCTTTTCATTCTTTTGATGACACCCGAATTGCCTACACCGATGAAGGTTCCGGTGAATTTGTACTGCTGATCCATGGATTTATCGTGGATGGTAGCATCAATTTTGGCAGTTCCGAACTCAAAAGAGAGCTGCTGGAGAACGGCTACAGGGTCATTGTGCCGGATCTGAGAGGAAACGGCAGATCGGATAAGCCACAGGATGAAGAGGCGTACATGAATGATGCGGAGATCAAAGACCTGATGGCACTTATGGATCATCTGGGAGCGGAGAGTTACATGACGGTCGGGTACTCCCGGGGTGCTATCCTGCTGGCCAATTTACTCACGAAGGATGACCGTATCACCAAAGCGGTATTCGGAGGCATGGGTCTGGAATTCACGGATCCTGACTGGTACCGCAGAAGGGAATTTGGGGATGTTTTTGCCGGCAGAGCGGAGCCGAAAACACTGACTCAGGGTGCGGTGGACTATGCGAGAGCTCATAATGTTGATTTCACCATCATGGGCTATCTCCAGGATCATCAGCCCGAAACAACTATAGAGGAACTGAACAGTATTCAGACGGAAACCCTGGTAATTGCCGGGGAGGAGGACCTGGATAATGGTGACCCCGCAGAGCTTCACGAGCAGCTGCCCAACAGCCGGCTGAGTATTGTCAGCGGCGATCATATGAGCGTCTTCAACCAGCTGGATTATGCCGAGGAGATTGTCCGTTTTTTCGGAGAGAACTAG
- a CDS encoding HD domain-containing protein, which produces MSHLGSSELPGILEFLRQAEKLKITYRSGYTSDGRTESVAEHTWRLCLVALALEKHFPDVDMGRVIRICIIHDLGEALHGDIPAPEQEGSPEKSENERNDFRELIASLSESHKEEMLALWDEYENASTPEAKTAKALDKLETLLQHNQGQNPDSFDYAFNLDYGKKYTKGHPVIKAIRKHLARETKEKARGMNNK; this is translated from the coding sequence ATGAGTCATCTTGGATCATCTGAACTACCTGGAATTTTGGAATTCCTCCGGCAGGCCGAAAAACTGAAAATTACGTACCGCTCCGGGTACACCTCCGACGGGCGGACTGAAAGCGTTGCGGAGCATACCTGGCGGCTCTGCCTGGTGGCGCTTGCGCTGGAGAAACACTTTCCGGATGTGGATATGGGTCGCGTGATCCGCATCTGCATTATTCACGATCTGGGCGAAGCCCTTCACGGTGATATTCCCGCTCCGGAACAGGAGGGAAGCCCGGAGAAATCGGAAAACGAGCGAAACGATTTCAGGGAACTGATCGCAAGCCTTTCGGAGTCCCATAAGGAAGAAATGCTGGCACTGTGGGATGAGTATGAAAACGCTTCTACCCCGGAAGCTAAAACCGCCAAGGCGCTCGACAAGCTCGAAACCCTGCTGCAGCACAACCAGGGACAAAATCCCGATAGTTTTGATTACGCCTTTAACCTGGATTACGGGAAAAAATACACCAAAGGCCATCCCGTAATCAAAGCGATCCGGAAGCACCTCGCCCGGGAAACGAAAGAAAAGGCAAGGGGGATGAATAATAAATAA
- a CDS encoding HEPN domain-containing protein, with product MFIQQEAEHFYNSYLILKENRESLIQQKSISTNKVEKISNFGHYPTMGVEIVCLSFSVELYIKSLHYVVSQDVPRGHNILSLFRKLPNHIQEELFCNPSVEKYGWDFDEFEEMIYTISDSFEKWRYSYESTSLKYNSYFALVFVEAIRNTIKSVRHRR from the coding sequence ATGTTTATTCAGCAAGAAGCCGAACACTTCTATAATTCTTACTTAATTCTTAAAGAAAACAGAGAGTCTTTAATTCAGCAAAAATCCATCTCTACTAACAAAGTGGAAAAAATATCAAATTTTGGCCATTACCCTACAATGGGCGTCGAAATCGTTTGCTTATCCTTTTCAGTGGAACTTTATATAAAGTCTTTACACTATGTGGTTTCTCAGGATGTACCTAGAGGTCACAATATCCTCTCTCTTTTCAGAAAGCTGCCAAACCATATTCAGGAAGAGCTGTTCTGTAATCCGTCAGTTGAAAAATACGGCTGGGATTTTGATGAATTCGAAGAAATGATATATACAATCAGTGATAGTTTCGAGAAATGGCGCTACTCGTATGAATCAACAAGCCTAAAATATAATTCCTACTTTGCTTTAGTATTTGTGGAAGCAATAAGGAATACAATTAAATCAGTACGCCATCGTAGATGA
- a CDS encoding methyltransferase family protein, protein MKSLELKIPPAIVFGLIALGMWWIASLDTGHFVDPELGRVLFWILFGIGTLFGIAGLISFYRARTSIDPHKPEKVSSLVTSGIYRLSRNPMYVGLAIILGAWAIRLGSLLSMIGVVLFVLYITRFQIIPEERVMNEKFGEEFEEYRSRVRRWL, encoded by the coding sequence ATGAAATCCCTCGAACTAAAAATACCGCCCGCCATCGTTTTCGGCCTCATTGCCTTGGGAATGTGGTGGATTGCGTCGCTGGACACCGGCCATTTTGTGGACCCGGAACTGGGCCGTGTACTGTTCTGGATCCTGTTTGGTATCGGAACGCTGTTTGGCATAGCGGGACTGATTTCATTCTATCGAGCGCGCACCTCAATCGATCCGCACAAACCGGAAAAGGTGTCATCACTGGTCACCTCGGGCATTTACCGCCTCTCCCGAAACCCGATGTATGTGGGATTGGCAATCATTCTGGGAGCCTGGGCCATCCGGCTGGGATCGCTGCTCTCCATGATTGGCGTGGTCCTGTTTGTACTCTATATCACTCGTTTTCAGATCATCCCTGAGGAGCGGGTGATGAATGAGAAGTTCGGGGAAGAGTTTGAGGAGTATCGGTCCAGGGTTCGGCGATGGCTTTGA
- a CDS encoding 6-bladed beta-propeller, producing MRNLLIIVCSFLVAISCKNGNETIHPTENFKQHLNSRETTVNFLKQAEAGSVYTDSITHSISLGELADPQKEDYMLDIENVAVDNFGRIYASNPSLSSIKVFSRKGDFLLSLGRGGRGPGEFTNLSKIAIDSETNRLAALDRYEIEIFKISPDTIEYETTVSTEISNSTDICFSKNFLFTNGFKVTERDSINAGNVYNLLSVSRPIHKFSIENYEYLDSFGQRYETTTGFAIFEGQLSKTLISCNDSTVVGIFENFPLISGYDVDTNELLWESSILNLPMAEFEESFRSEPIMGVLPSYGEKYFYRDIINTDNNNSLLMVGNRYPSNFSPDEELDFMNNDFFLHPIVIDNMNGELKLLDRTRSLTYFKNSDVYIFSKPMADLSHGQLLHVVFN from the coding sequence ATGAGAAATTTATTAATTATTGTCTGTAGTTTTTTAGTAGCCATCTCTTGTAAAAATGGCAATGAAACCATACACCCAACAGAAAATTTTAAACAGCATCTAAACAGCAGAGAGACCACCGTAAATTTTCTAAAACAAGCAGAAGCCGGGAGTGTTTATACTGACTCAATAACACATTCAATTTCGCTGGGAGAGCTTGCTGATCCTCAAAAAGAGGATTACATGTTAGACATTGAAAATGTTGCCGTTGATAATTTTGGCAGAATTTATGCTTCCAACCCATCACTGAGTAGTATCAAAGTGTTTAGTCGTAAGGGAGATTTTCTGCTAAGTTTGGGAAGAGGCGGCAGGGGGCCCGGTGAATTCACGAATCTCTCAAAGATTGCTATTGATTCTGAAACGAATCGTTTAGCTGCATTAGATAGATATGAAATTGAAATCTTTAAAATCAGTCCTGATACGATTGAATACGAGACAACAGTTTCTACGGAAATTTCTAATTCTACCGATATATGTTTTTCAAAAAATTTTTTATTCACAAATGGTTTTAAAGTTACAGAAAGAGATTCGATAAATGCCGGCAACGTTTATAACTTATTATCTGTTTCAAGGCCAATTCATAAATTTTCAATTGAAAATTATGAATATTTGGATTCATTTGGTCAACGGTATGAAACAACTACAGGCTTTGCAATTTTTGAAGGACAACTTTCTAAAACTTTGATAAGCTGCAATGACTCGACAGTAGTAGGTATATTTGAAAACTTCCCGCTTATATCAGGTTATGATGTTGATACTAATGAGTTATTATGGGAGTCGAGTATCTTAAATTTGCCTATGGCTGAATTTGAAGAGAGCTTTAGATCTGAACCGATCATGGGTGTTTTACCGTCATATGGTGAGAAATATTTTTACCGAGATATAATTAATACTGACAATAACAATTCATTATTAATGGTAGGTAATCGTTACCCGAGTAATTTTTCGCCAGATGAAGAATTGGATTTTATGAATAATGATTTTTTCCTGCACCCAATCGTTATTGATAATATGAATGGTGAGTTAAAATTATTAGACAGAACAAGATCGTTGACCTACTTTAAAAATTCTGATGTCTATATATTTTCAAAGCCTATGGCTGATTTAAGTCACGGTCAACTACTACATGTTGTTTTCAATTAA
- a CDS encoding amidase — MKNPQSFSLANPVVVLLTLILGFAACTQAPPIDEDQFVVEATIAGLQTAILNEQTTCREIVQAYLDRIEAYDQSTGLNAITEINPRALAKADSIDQAISAGEEQGSLFCAPILVKDNFDTHDMVTTGGSIALAGSIPPDDAFMVRRIREEGAIVIAKTNMAEWAFSPRQSVSSSYDTTANAYALDRTPAGSSGGTASGVAASFGVAGLGSDTGNSIRGPSSHLSLAGIRSTIGLTSRDGVVPLSFDRDIAGPMTRTVEDAARIFNVVAGYDPADFYTEAGRDRKEEDYTAFLDTNAVQGKRLGILTSHANPERADSAVYALFEEAAEELRSMGAEVVDFEIEGMRELMSAGNWCNRFRYDMHQYLLSLGEDAPMSDVLETLETGAYGADVERILNVIAEEEPEIIHPAERAEPCPDFADHAGRQALLAAVVGAMDEAGIDAFIFPSWSYPPAPLDNANEEYRGDNSQGLIPAAGLPAITVPMGFTNGNLPAGLQIAGRPFSEGLLFGLAYAYEQGTHHRRPPELFPPLAPDQ, encoded by the coding sequence ATGAAGAATCCTCAATCATTTTCTTTAGCAAATCCTGTTGTTGTTTTATTGACCCTTATCCTGGGCTTTGCCGCCTGCACCCAAGCTCCGCCCATCGATGAAGATCAATTCGTTGTGGAAGCCACCATCGCTGGTCTGCAGACCGCGATCCTGAATGAACAAACCACCTGCAGGGAGATCGTGCAGGCATACCTGGACCGAATCGAGGCGTATGATCAGTCCACCGGCCTGAATGCGATTACGGAGATCAACCCAAGGGCGCTGGCAAAGGCGGATTCTATTGATCAGGCGATTTCTGCAGGGGAGGAACAAGGCTCCCTGTTCTGCGCTCCCATCCTGGTTAAGGACAATTTCGACACGCATGATATGGTCACGACCGGCGGCTCCATCGCCCTGGCCGGCAGCATCCCGCCCGATGATGCCTTTATGGTTCGGCGCATCCGCGAGGAGGGAGCCATTGTGATTGCCAAGACCAACATGGCAGAGTGGGCATTTAGTCCGCGTCAGTCCGTATCTTCTTCCTATGACACTACCGCAAACGCATACGCCCTTGACCGCACACCGGCTGGATCCAGCGGAGGGACGGCATCGGGCGTGGCCGCAAGTTTCGGAGTGGCCGGGTTGGGGTCCGATACCGGAAATTCCATCCGCGGTCCCAGCTCACACCTATCCCTGGCGGGGATTCGCTCCACGATTGGTCTCACCTCACGGGATGGCGTGGTTCCGCTTTCGTTTGACCGCGATATCGCGGGTCCCATGACCCGAACCGTGGAGGATGCCGCCCGGATCTTTAACGTAGTGGCCGGCTATGATCCGGCAGATTTCTATACCGAAGCGGGACGTGATCGCAAGGAAGAGGACTATACCGCTTTTCTGGATACAAATGCCGTACAGGGCAAACGCCTGGGCATTCTGACCAGTCATGCAAATCCCGAGAGGGCAGACAGTGCTGTGTACGCTCTGTTTGAAGAGGCGGCAGAGGAGCTGCGCAGCATGGGAGCCGAGGTAGTGGATTTTGAAATTGAGGGAATGCGGGAGCTGATGAGTGCCGGCAACTGGTGCAACCGGTTTCGCTATGACATGCATCAGTACCTGCTCTCCCTGGGTGAGGATGCACCAATGAGCGATGTACTGGAAACGCTGGAGACGGGAGCATACGGGGCGGATGTGGAACGCATTCTGAACGTAATCGCTGAGGAGGAGCCGGAGATTATCCATCCGGCAGAGAGGGCAGAGCCGTGTCCCGATTTTGCGGATCACGCAGGTCGGCAGGCGCTTCTGGCCGCCGTGGTGGGGGCGATGGATGAGGCCGGGATTGATGCCTTTATCTTCCCAAGCTGGAGCTATCCGCCCGCACCGCTGGACAACGCCAATGAGGAGTATCGGGGCGACAACTCCCAGGGGCTCATCCCCGCAGCCGGACTCCCCGCCATCACTGTCCCCATGGGCTTTACCAACGGAAATCTTCCTGCCGGACTGCAGATCGCGGGACGCCCCTTCTCGGAAGGCCTTTTGTTCGGCCTGGCTTACGCCTATGAGCAGGGTACACACCATCGCCGTCCGCCGGAGTTGTTTCCGCCGCTGGCACCCGATCAATAA
- a CDS encoding carboxypeptidase-like regulatory domain-containing protein, which produces MIKSFLLFSVLAFATVTQAIFAQSSLEGTTLNAESGEPLPYVNIGIPARGTGTVSDGSGRFSLTYAADTDSVIFSAIGFETAILTAIELLKTPEIRLTPAVYEMEDVVVTGTLSENSDIYGHRLRRQGDNIGFGSTQLGTQIGARIEIRRPVQIQSAHFMVNRAGADSMLFRVNVYSLNEGLNGQNLLPENVIVEAPSEPGVMSVDLEPYDIIVNDDVLLSLEWIEAVNVPDDELQNISFRAARTGRNPNMLLKSTSHAPFRSYDDLVPYRLGFYLTGSRFRESD; this is translated from the coding sequence ATGATCAAATCATTCTTATTGTTTTCGGTACTTGCTTTCGCTACAGTGACACAAGCAATTTTCGCACAATCATCTCTCGAGGGAACCACCTTGAATGCAGAATCCGGAGAGCCCCTGCCCTATGTGAATATCGGGATCCCCGCACGGGGAACCGGAACGGTGAGTGATGGCAGCGGACGGTTCAGCCTGACTTATGCGGCCGATACAGACAGCGTCATCTTCTCCGCAATCGGTTTTGAGACCGCCATTTTAACAGCAATCGAGTTGTTGAAGACTCCGGAAATCCGGTTGACGCCAGCCGTTTATGAAATGGAGGATGTCGTGGTAACCGGAACCCTCTCTGAAAATTCTGACATCTACGGCCACCGGCTTCGGCGGCAAGGGGACAATATCGGGTTTGGCAGTACGCAACTTGGCACTCAGATTGGGGCAAGGATTGAGATCCGCAGGCCCGTGCAGATTCAAAGTGCACATTTTATGGTCAACCGGGCAGGAGCCGACAGCATGCTGTTTCGGGTGAACGTCTACAGCCTGAATGAAGGGCTAAACGGACAAAACCTGCTCCCGGAAAACGTGATTGTAGAGGCACCCTCAGAGCCCGGTGTAATGAGCGTGGACCTGGAACCCTATGACATCATCGTAAATGATGACGTTCTGCTGTCGCTTGAATGGATTGAAGCCGTGAATGTACCTGATGATGAGCTTCAGAACATCTCATTCCGTGCGGCCCGCACCGGCAGAAACCCAAATATGCTGCTAAAATCCACCAGTCATGCCCCATTTCGGTCGTATGACGACCTGGTGCCCTACCGTCTTGGATTTTACCTGACAGGCAGCCGGTTCAGGGAGTCTGATTAG
- a CDS encoding type II toxin-antitoxin system PemK/MazF family toxin yields MVERKPVQRFDVYLISLDPTKGSEIRKTHPCLIISPDEMNRHIRTVIVAPMTTTIRNYPTRVSTTFRGKKGQIVLDQVRTIDKSRLIKNLGTVSKSAGEKVLGVLQEMFAP; encoded by the coding sequence ATGGTAGAAAGAAAGCCTGTTCAGCGATTTGACGTTTATTTGATTTCTCTGGACCCGACAAAAGGATCTGAAATCCGGAAAACCCATCCATGTTTGATTATTTCTCCGGATGAAATGAACCGGCATATCCGGACGGTCATTGTCGCACCCATGACGACCACAATCAGAAATTATCCAACGCGGGTATCAACGACATTCCGGGGAAAAAAGGGCCAGATCGTACTGGATCAGGTTCGCACTATAGATAAGAGCCGTTTGATAAAGAATCTGGGCACCGTCAGCAAATCGGCCGGGGAGAAAGTGCTTGGCGTATTGCAGGAAATGTTCGCACCTTGA
- a CDS encoding aldo/keto reductase, with product MNYRTLGKTGYKVSEIGLGTWQVGGKWGSGFDDQNAEKILNEAIDEGINFIDTADVYENGRSEHAVGKVIRSRSEKVYIATKCGRFIDPHVNEGYRPDVLRGFVEQSLKNTGLDRLDLVQLHCPPPEVYYRPEIFAEFEKMKEEGKIGHLGVSVQKVEEALKAIEYSNVGAVQIIFNMFRHRPSELFFREAKRRNVGIIARVPLASGLLTGKFDKHTEFESGDHRHFNREGEVFDRGETFSGIDYETGLEAVDRLRSIFSDELNLVHIALKWILMFDEVSTVIPGVSKIEQLYSNLKTLGMRDLTDKEMEAVKAVYDELIRPQVHHRW from the coding sequence ATGAACTACAGAACACTGGGAAAAACGGGATATAAGGTATCGGAGATCGGTTTGGGAACCTGGCAGGTAGGGGGGAAATGGGGAAGCGGCTTCGATGATCAGAATGCGGAGAAGATCCTGAATGAAGCAATCGATGAGGGGATCAATTTTATCGATACGGCAGACGTGTACGAGAACGGCAGGAGCGAGCACGCTGTGGGGAAAGTGATTCGTTCCCGAAGTGAGAAGGTCTATATCGCCACCAAATGCGGACGGTTTATTGATCCGCACGTCAATGAGGGCTACCGGCCGGATGTGCTGCGCGGTTTTGTGGAGCAGAGTCTAAAGAACACAGGGCTGGACCGGCTGGACCTGGTACAGCTTCACTGTCCGCCGCCTGAGGTCTACTACCGTCCGGAGATCTTTGCGGAGTTTGAGAAGATGAAAGAAGAGGGAAAGATCGGTCACCTGGGTGTAAGCGTGCAGAAGGTGGAAGAAGCCCTGAAGGCGATCGAATATTCCAATGTGGGCGCTGTACAGATTATTTTCAATATGTTCAGGCATCGTCCGTCCGAACTCTTTTTCAGGGAAGCCAAACGAAGAAATGTGGGTATCATCGCACGTGTGCCGCTGGCAAGCGGTCTTCTGACCGGAAAGTTTGATAAACATACAGAATTTGAGAGCGGTGATCATCGCCACTTTAACCGGGAGGGAGAAGTTTTTGACCGGGGAGAGACCTTTTCGGGGATCGATTACGAAACCGGCCTTGAGGCCGTAGACAGGCTTCGATCCATTTTTTCTGATGAACTAAACCTGGTACATATTGCTCTCAAATGGATCCTCATGTTTGATGAGGTGAGTACGGTGATACCCGGTGTGTCCAAAATTGAACAGCTGTATTCCAACCTGAAAACGCTGGGCATGCGGGACCTGACCGATAAGGAGATGGAAGCTGTAAAAGCGGTATATGATGAATTGATTCGTCCGCAGGTTCATCACAGGTGGTAA